The DNA sequence TACAATTTAATGCCAGTAGATCTAAAGATGAGAATCTTAAGAGGATCTTGAGTTACATTGAGTATGCATCTAAACTTGGTATTGAACTCATCGTCTTCCCCGAGTATTCCATGTTCTTTCCATTGGATAAGGATTCATTGAAGCATTCGGAGTATATTGATGGGGGATTTTTAGGTGAAATTAGGCGTTCAGCGAGGGATTGTAATGTAAATGTTGTTGTGAACTTTTCTGAGAAGTCCAATGATAAGGCTGGGAGGGTTTATGACACCTCAGTTTTGATATCCAGTTCTGGTGAAGTACTTTCAGTTTATCGTAAAACACATCTCTTCGATGCATTTAATGTTAGGGAATCTGATTACATAGTTCCTGGAGATTCTTTGGCTAAACCTGTTAGATTGGGTGATTTCAATGTTGGTCTTCTAATATGTTATGATATTCGTTTTCCAGAGGCTGCCAGAAGCCTAGCTATTGATGGGTGCACGCTACTTTGCGTTTCCTCAGCATGGTATGGTGGGGTTTTAAAGGAGGTTCATCTATTAACTATGATTTTGGCTAGAGCCATAGAGAATGGAATTTATGTTGTTATGGCAAATCAAACTCAGCCGAGATTTTGTGGTAGGAGTTGTATAGTTGACCCATATGGCGTGGTGTTGGCGGATGCTGGTGAACGTGAGGGTGTAATGATACATAGTGATATAAGTATTGATAGATTGAATGATGTTAGGAGAAGTCTACCATTACTATCTCAAAGGAGACCTGAACTATACCTTCAAAAATGAATTGGTGTGGAGTAGGGTTGGGCGTCGTGTATGATGATTTACATTTAGAGTTCTGTGAAGACTTTCCTCAATATCTTCTCAACCCACACTTTATCTTTCTCGTCAAAGCTTCCCAGCTGATCGCTATCGACATCAAATACAGCTATTACCTCCCCCCTTGAATTGAATACTGGCGCTGATATTTCGGATTTAGATCTCGGATCACATACTATGTGCCCTGGAAACTTATCCACATCTGGAACCACTATTGTTTCCTTACGTCTATATGCTGTCCCACATACCCCCGTATATGCTATTCTTGCACATGCAGGGGGGCCCATTGAGGGACCTAGCTCCAGATATTCCTCTCTTGGAATGTAGAATCCAACCCAGAAGTAGTATGGGATATTCTTCTTCATAACTTCGCAAACTATCCTCATCTTCTCCACAATCTCTTTGCCTTTAACTCTCCCTATTATCTCATTGTAGCATTTCTCGTAAATCTCATCTTTATTCATGGATTTCCACCACCATATATAATGGTAAAGCTATTATTCATATTTTAATTCATAAATTTAATTGTGATTGATTTGTTTGTCGAGATAATTTTCCTTGGGACTGGTGGTGGAAGGTTTTCAATGGCAACTCAGAAGAGGAGGACTGGTGGAATTAGGATTAT is a window from the Candidatus Methanomethylicota archaeon genome containing:
- a CDS encoding carbon-nitrogen hydrolase family protein; its protein translation is QFNASRSKDENLKRILSYIEYASKLGIELIVFPEYSMFFPLDKDSLKHSEYIDGGFLGEIRRSARDCNVNVVVNFSEKSNDKAGRVYDTSVLISSSGEVLSVYRKTHLFDAFNVRESDYIVPGDSLAKPVRLGDFNVGLLICYDIRFPEAARSLAIDGCTLLCVSSAWYGGVLKEVHLLTMILARAIENGIYVVMANQTQPRFCGRSCIVDPYGVVLADAGEREGVMIHSDISIDRLNDVRRSLPLLSQRRPELYLQK
- a CDS encoding GAF domain-containing protein, with amino-acid sequence MNKDEIYEKCYNEIIGRVKGKEIVEKMRIVCEVMKKNIPYYFWVGFYIPREEYLELGPSMGPPACARIAYTGVCGTAYRRKETIVVPDVDKFPGHIVCDPRSKSEISAPVFNSRGEVIAVFDVDSDQLGSFDEKDKVWVEKILRKVFTEL